In Bordetella genomosp. 11, the sequence CACCAGCGCGATGCCCGGGAAAATAGAGATCCACCACATGCCGGAAAACAGATAGCTGTTGCCGATGCGGATCAGCGTGCCCAGCGAAGGGGCGGTCGGCGGGATGCCCACGCCCAGGAAGGACAGCGTGGCTTCGGTGATGATGGCCACCGCCAGGTGGATGGTGGCGATGACCAGCACGGGCCCCAGCACGTTGGGCAGGATATGCCGCCGCAGGATGGCGAACGGACCGATGCCGATCAGGCGCGCGGCCTGGACGTATTCCTTGTTGCGCTCCACCAGCGTCGCGCCGCGCACCGTGCGCGCATACTGCACCCAGCCGGATATGCCGATCGAGAAGATCAATACGTAAAGCGCCAGTTCGTCGTGCATATCGCGCGGCAGTACGCCCCGCGCCACGCCGTCGACCAGCAGCGCGACCAGGATGGCCGGAAAGGACAGCTGGATATCGGCGATGCGCATGATCACGCTGTCCACGCGGCCGCCGGCATAGCCGCTGACCAGGCCCAGCGATACGCCCAGCACCATCGAGAACAGGACCGAGGCGACGCCGACCGTCAGCGAGACGCGCGCGCCGTAGAGAATGGCCGAGAGAATGTCGCGGCCCTGGTCGTCGGTGCCCAGGACGAAGGACGCGCTGCCGCCGTCCTGCCACATGGGCGGCGTGTTCGCGTCCATGATGTCCAGCGAGGCCAGGTCGAAAGGATTGTGGGGCGCCAGCAGCGGCGCCAGCAGCGCCGCGGCGACGATCAGCAGGGTCACGGCGGCCGAGAGCATGGCGCCCGGCGAATGGCGAAAGCTGTACCACAGGTCACTGTCCGCGATGCGCGCCCACAGCACCGCCATGCCCGGCTTGTCGTCAGTGGATTCTGTCTGTGCGCTCATGCGATGTGCATATCCTTGGTCCATCCGGCGGTACGTCCCGCGTATTTCACTCGGCGGCTCAGGCGCGCTGTACGCGCAGCCGCGGGTCGACCGCGAAGTACAGCAAGTCCACCGCCAGGTTGATCAGCACGAAGACCAGGGCGATCAGCACCAGGTAGGCGGCCATCACCGGGATGTCGACCATGCCGACTGCCTGGATGAACAACAGGCCCATGCCCGGCCACTGGAATACGGTTTCGGTGATGATGGAGAACGCGATGATCGATCCGAGCTGCAGACCGGTGATCGTGATCACCGGTACCAGCGTGTTCTTCAATGCATGGCGGAAGTGGATCAGTCGATCGGGCAGGCCGCGTGCGCGGGCGAAGGTGATGAAATCGGCTTGCAGGACTTCCAGCATCTCGGCCCGTACCAGGCGCATGATCAGCGTCATCTGGAACAGCGCCAGGGTAATGGACGGCAGGATCAGCGCGGCCAGTCCGCTGCGCGTCAGCAGCCCTGTCGTCCACCCGCCGATCGCCACCACGTCGCCGCGCCCGAAGCTGGGCAGCCAGCGCAGCTGCACGCCGAAGAACAGGATCAACAGCATGCCGATCAGGAAGGTGGGCAGCGAGATGCCGGCCAGCGAGACCGCCATGAAGGCCCGCGACAGCAGGCTGCGCCGCTTCAGCGCCGTATAAATGCCCATGGGTATGCCGAAGGCCAGCGCCATCAGCGCGGACACGAAGGACAGCTCCAGCGTGGCGGGCAGGCGTTCTTCCAGCAACTCGCTGACCGGACGGCGCTGGCGGTAGGACACGCCGAAGTCGCCGTGCGCGGCATCGGCGACAAAGCGCGCGTACTGGACGACGAAAGGATCGTCCAGTCCCAGGCTTGCCCGCAGGGCGGCGCGCTGTTCCGGCGTCGTATCCTGTCCCACCAGGTTGGTGATGGGGTCGCCCACGTAGCGGAACATCGAGAAGGCGATCAGCGCCACCGCCAGCATGACCAGCAGCGATTGCATCAGGCGGCGCGCGATGAAACCCAGCATGCGTCGACAGGGCCTACGGCATGACCACGTTGCGCAGGTCCAGGACGTCGTCGGCGCGTTGCACCACCTTGATGTTGTCCTTCACGCCCCACGACATGGGCTGCTGGTGCAGCGGCAGATAGCCCCAGTCCTTGCGTACGATCTCGAAGGCCTGCTTGATCATCGCGTTGCGCTTGGCCTGGTCGGTCTCCGAGCCGATCCGGGCGATGAGGCCATCCACTTCCTTGTTGCAGTAGCCGCCCAGGTTGAATTGCCCGGACGCCGTCTTGGCGTCGCGGCATCCCACCAGGTTCAATAGCGCGTTGTGCGCGTCGATGGAGGTCGGCGTCCATCCCAGCATGTACATGCTGGTCTGGTTGCCCGCCTGCAGCAGGATCTTGCCGAAGTACTTGGACTTGGTCTGTGCCAGCAGATCGATCTTGATGCCTACCCGCGCCAGCATGCCGGCCACGGCCTGGCATACCTTTTCGTCGTTGACGTACCTGTCGTTGGGACAATCCAGGGTGGTGCGGAAACCGTTGGGATAGCCGGCTTCGGCCAGCAGCTTCTTCGCGCGCGCGGGGTCCGGCTTGATGGGCGCGCCGAAGCTGTCGTCATAGCCGTTGATGGCGGTCGCGATCAGAGAGCCCAGCGGCTTGGCGGCACCGCGCATGATCTTCTGGTTGATCGCGCCGGTATCGACCGCCAGCACCACCGCCTCGCGCACGCGCGGATCCTTGAACGGATTCTTGCCCTTGACGTCGGAAAACAGCAGCTCGTCGCGTGCCTGGTCCATGCCGATGAAGATGGCGCGCGCCTCCGCGCCGGTCAGCGGCTTGACGCCCTTGGATTCCTCCAGCCGTGGCCAATCCTGTACGGGAACCGGCTGCACGATGTCCATCTCGCCGGAGATCAACGCGGCGACACGCGTCGATTCCTGCGTGATGGGGCGGAACTCCACTTCGTCGATATTGGTCGGAACCTGTTTGTTCCAGTAGCCGGCGAAGCGCTTGAGATGCGTGCGCACGTCGGGCTGCCGTTCCACCACCACGAAGGGGCCCGTGCCGTCTTCGTGCATGTTGGCATAGTTGCCCTGGTTGTCCCCCTTGACGTTGGTCGCCTCGGTCGTCTTGTTCTGCTCCGACCAGGACTTGCTCATCATGTAGAGCTGCGTCCATTCGCGCGGCAGGATGGGATTGGGGCTGGGCGTGGTGACTTCGACGGTGTAGTCGTCGATCTTGCGGATGTCGCTTGCCTTGGCGCCGTAGCCCTTCATGTCGGAGCCGGGTGTCAGGCTGCGTTTCCAGGAGAAGATCACATCATCGGCGGTGAAGTCCTCGCCATTGTGGAACTTCACGCCCTTGCGCAGCTTGAACACCCATTTGGTGGGCTCGGTGTTCTGCCAGCTTTCCGCCAGCATGGGAACCAGCTTGAGGTCGCCGTCGTAGCCGACCAGGGGTTCGTAGAAGTTGCCCTGGAAACCCAGCGTGAAGGTCTCGTTCAGGGCCATCGGGTCCAGCGACTGCGCATCGCCCTGGTAGGCCCAGTGCAAGGTGCGCGCGTGCGCGACGGAAGTGCCTGCCGCGATGGCGAGCAGTGATGCCAAGACGATTTGTCTGGTGTAGGTGACAAGTCCCATGTTTCTCCGGCTCCTGCAGGCGCTGATCAAGCGCGGCGGACATCATTGAGAGAGACAGCATCGATAAGCAGGCCGATCCTACCGTAAGCCCGTGGCGATTTACCTTGGGGTATACACGTGCTTGCATGACGGGATGGCTTGGGCCATGGTCCCGCGCGCGGCGGACCGGTGCCGCGTCAGGCGAGCTGGTGCACCAAAGCGTTCACCACGGCGGTGCGCCGCGCGCTATCCCGATAGCCTTCGGTGATGCCGCACCATTGCGGGTTGCTGCGGGCTTCCCTGATTTCGTCGGGCAGGCCGGCATCGCGCCAGGGATCGTTGCCTGCACCATCCAGGCGCACGGGTTCGCGCGCGGCATGGCCGCGACGCTCCAGCGCCTGCACCAGCGCGCGCTGCCGCACGGCCAGCAGGCGCAGCACTGCGTCGTCGACGCTCAGCTCGCGGCGTCCACGCAGCTTGCCGCCCAGTCGCTTGCCGAAGCGCTCGATGCCTTGCCACATGCCGCCGGCCGCGGCGCCTATCAAGGCCGCCGTGCCCAGGCTGATGCCCGCGAGCATCAGGTCCACCGCGGCGCCCGCCATCGCGCCGGTGGCCATGCCGATGCCGACTTCGATGCCGGCATCCTTCAGTGCGCGCGGATGGAAAAGGTCCATGCCCCAGCGTTCGCCTTCCAATGGCAGGGGGTCGCGCGCATAGTCGTCCTGGCGGAAGTTGTACAGCGCCAGCAGCGCATCGACGCAGGCCTGCTCGCGCCGGCGCGCAAGGTCGCGCAGCCGTTGCGTGGCATCGCGCAACGCGGCCTCGCCGGCATCGCAGGACAGGCGCAGGGCGGCCACGTCCACCAGCAGCTCGGCGATCAGGCGCAGGGCCGCTTCGTGGCGTTCGCGGCGTTCGCGGGCGAGTGCATCCGACAGCCGGACCAGGATGTCTGCATGACGATCGAGCAGGATCGACAGGCGGTCGTAGAGCTGCTTTTCGCCATCCAGCGGAGGCGCCACCGTATCGAACTCCAGCAGCGCATGCAGGCCCAGCCGCGCCATTGCGTCGCGCCACTGCATGGCCCGGTGCGAGGGCGCGTGCACGAAATTCAGCACCGGCAGCAGCGGCCTGCCGCAGGCGGCGAGCAGCGCCAGTTCGTCGCGATGCTTGCCCAGCACCGGATCGCGCGCATCGATCACGTATAGCGCGGCATCGCACTCCAGCATTTTCTCCAGTACGCGGGCCTCCTGTTCGAAGCGCCGCCGCGCCTCCGGGGAATCCAGGAACAAACGTATGCGGTCGGGGCCATCCAGGCGACGGTCGCCGCACAAGTGTTCGATGTACTCGAGTAGCGCGATGCTGTCCTCCATGCCCGGCGTATCGAACCATGCCAGCACCGGCTGCCCTTCCAGCCGCAATCGCGCGCCTTGCACCCGCCGCGTGGTGCCCGGACTGTCGGCGACGTCGCCGAAGGCGGGATCGCGCGTCAGGGTACGCAGCAGCGAGGTCTTGCCCGTGTTCGTGTGGCCCACCACGGCGATCTGCAGCAGGTCAGCCATGGTCGCCTTCCAGCCAGCGCAGCGGCTGGTCCCGGTTGTCCACGATGGCCTCGGCGGGCATGCCCGCTTCCAGCAGGCGGCTGCGCCACGCGGACGTCCGGTCCGTCCAGGCCTGCGCGTCCCCGGCCTTCAGTTCGCGGGTGTTGTCGCAGCCCTGCTTGCCGGTTTTGTTTTCGGTTTCGTCGGCGCTTCGGTCACCGTTCGGGCCCGCCGCCGTTGCCGCCAGCAGCCAGACGCGGGTTTCGGCGGCCTTGCCCGCCAGGTCGGCGATCAGGGCCAGCGTGCCGCGATCCGGCGTCTGGCGCGTGTCGCACGCCAGCAGCAGGCGCCGCGCGGGTGCTTGCGCCAGGGCATCCAGCAAGGCGTGGCGTTGTTCGCGGCTGTCCAGATTGCCTGCCGCGCGTATTGTCGTTGGCAGGTCCGGCGGAGGCCAGACGATGTCGTCCGGCAACTCCAGTCCCGCCAGTACCGCCTGCCCGCCCGTCGGGGGCAGGATCGTGGGTGCGATGCGGGGCGCATGGATCCATGGCGCCGGGCCGTCCTGGCCAGGAGGATCCGCGGGCGGCAGCAGGCGCGAGCGCAGCGCGGCGTAGCCCGGCAACGCCATATCGATGGACAGTCCGCGCAAGGCACCGCGCAGGCGGGCGACGCTGACCAGCCAGGCGAGCAGCCTGGGAAGGATGCCATAGACAACCACCAGCCCGACCAGCCACCAGGCCCATTGCGCCTGCGCCGCGGCGGGCAGGTCGTGCATGCCGTCGCTCAGGCGCACGATGGCGGCATCGGGCAGCGCGAAACCGAGCCGCGCGGGCAGCCACCCCAGTGCCTGCGTCAGGCCGACGAAGGCATCGGGCGACAACAGCGTGGTGGCCCAGGCGAAACGATAGCGGGCGGTCGACAGCACCGCCAGGGAAGTGGCCAGCGCGGCGGCCAGCGCGGCAAGCCATAACAGATGGCTGATGGCGCCGAACAGCCAGCGGGCCGCGCCCGCCCGCGCCAGCAAGGCCATCAAGGCCTGCGGCGGCAGGGCCGCATCCGGCCCGCGCGCCAGTTTGCGGGTCAGCCACAGCCAGGCGCCGCCCAGGCCGGCCCCTGCCGCGCCGGCACGCACGGCGAAGCTGGACAGCCAGAACAGGAAGGTCAGCGCGTGCAGGCCCAGCATGGCAACGGCCGCCCATACGATGTTGACGACGCGCGTGCCATCGCCCAGGGCGCTCCATGCGGTACCCACGCCAGCCAGCACGGCCAGCGCCAATAGCAGGACCGCGGCGATGCCCGCGCCGCGGCGCCACGCGGCCACGCGTTCATCCAGGTGTTCGCGGCGCGCGATCGCCCGCGCGCGCAGCAGTACGCGATGTTCGATGGGCCCATCGGCCTGCCGCGCCTGGCGCACGGCATCCTGGTCTTCCAGCGGACCCCAGTGTTCTTCCCGCAGGCGCACCGTTTCGGCCAGCCACAGGTCGGCGAAGCCGGCCCGTCCGGGTGTCGCCACGGCGCCCGGGCGGGGCGTGGCGGAATCGGTTGCCGCCATCACTCCCGCAAGGCGTCCGACGTCGGGCCGTCGGCACCGAACCATTGATGCAGCCTGTCCGCTGCCTGGCGCTTGACGTCATCGGTGATGTACACGGCGACCGTGGCCAGGGCAGCGGCCATGACGGCCAGGTCGTCCGTATAGCCCGCCAACGGTGCCAGGTCGGGAATGGCGTCCAGCGGGAATACGAAATAGCCCAGTGCGCCGTAGATCACCCGCTTCGCCCATTTGGGCGTGCCGGGCGCCTGCAGCGCATAGAAAAGCCACAGGGCTTTTTCCACGGCCTGGCGTCCCGCCCCCTTCGCGTGGCGGGCCAGCTTGCGCCAAAAGCGTGGCGGGCTGTAGGCGGCTTCATAAGCGGAGTGCATTTCCACCACGATGTCCTTTGCAATACGCCGCGCCGGGCGCGGCGGGTAGACCGGTCATTGTAGCGGCCACGGGCGCAGGCGGACCGGGGCGCGCGGCCTCGCTACGGGGGTAACTCAATGAAAATGTTGCTTTTTGCCTGAAGATGGCGCATAATTCCATTGCTGTTCGCGCAGTAATCCTTCCAGAAGTCCTCCCGGAAGTCTCCTCCCAAGTTTCTTTCCCGTAGTTCTTCCTGCACAAACCCCTGGCAAGCCTGGTTCCATTGCGCCCTATGCCGCTACGGTATATAGCGTTGGTCGGCAACCTTGCCCGCTGCCTCAGGTTCGCATAGACCCTGCGCTTCGCCCGTACTGTTTGCCCACGGCTGGTTCCGCGGGTGCGCGGTTCGTTTCTTAGCAGCTTCGCCAGTTACCAGGCTAAAACCAGTCCAACCGAACCCTGGTAATCCGGCTTGGCGAACACTTTCCGTGGTGTGCCGGGCCCAGGCCCGCTTTTTGCTCTCGGCCACGGCCTCGATGTTCTCGTCCATACGACTGAGTACATCTGAACCTTATGCAGCAATGATTCGGTCATCAGTTTGGGCCACGATGTCATATCGCGCCCATGGCCGGTTCCCGCTGTGTGCAGCATGTCCGTTCCAGGGCCGCAAGCCCGTGGCTCCGTCCTTGGCGGCATGCTTATTAATTGCTTTGGAAAATAATCACAATGACGATTACGACTCAACCCACTCTCGTGCCCCGCGTCGATCATGCGCTGGACGGCACGCCCATCCACGTCGGCGACATCGTGCATCTGCGCCCCGCCGACGGTTCCGTCATCAAGGCGCGTGTCATCTATAACGCGCCGCTGAACGGCGCCACGACCTACACCACCGATGTGGTGACGCGCGCCGCCGACAACGGCCGCATGCTGAAGCTGCGCTTCCGGTTCCGCCACGAACACGTGCATGGCATCGAGCCGGTGTGCGGCCGCGTGCGCGCACCCGCGCAAGGCACGGCGGTGCAGGCGTCCGCCCGCTAGCACGCTTCGCGCGACGGGCGGCCGGTCCGGCCACCATGCTCGTGCCCTAGTGCTCCGTCCGCGGTCGCGCGGGTCGGTTAGTTCGTCCGTTTCTCCCCTCCGGCCGGAACCTGCCCTCAGGCGCAGAGACCGAAAGGCCTTGCGCACGCGGCTCAACCGCCGCCGCGCTCTGGGCCGCCCGATCCCTCGTGGCGTCATGCAAGGGACGCCATCGCACCATGAGGCCGCGTCCCATCCAGACCAGGAGACGCGAATATGTTCGCCGGCAAACCCGACGGAACCGACCCCTCATACGTTGTTCGTACGGCATCGTCCCCCGAAGCCGCCTTGGGCGTCACCCAAAACGGGCACGCGTTCAAACCGCAGGCGGCGGACCATCCAGACATATACGGCGCATCGCAGGCGCGTGCCCGCGTCGGCGTGGCGCGCTGCGGCCCCTTCGATCTACTTCGCTTCGGCCTGGGCCTGCGCGGCCCCCGGGAGGCGCAGCCCGCGGTCCGCCGGGCTGCCCGCGACGACGCGACATCGCAGGCGCTATCCCGGGAAGGCTCGATCCGTGGGGCCGCCGGGTCGTCCGACGCCGCGCCCGCGATTCCACTGCCTTTGCGTTTCCTGCCGCTGATGAATGACACGGTGTTTCCGCCGGCCGTCCTGCCTGATGCCCAGGTGTCCGACAATGCGGCGTCTATCGCCCCCGCGCGCGATGCGCCCTGGTCCGGTCGGCGCGCGGCATCCTGGCCCCAGCGCCTATGCTCGGCGATTGCGTATCGGTTTCGCTACCTGGCGGCGCCGGGAGAACACCGCAAGGCGTTGCGCATGGCGCACACCCGCGAGAAAGTCGTGGGCGCAACCTATGTGTTCCTGAACGCGATTCAGTCCGATGAGCCGCTACTCCGGCATTTTGCCGAATTGCGCAGGCAGGTCCGGCGCCTGGACCGGCGCATGGGCGTGGATTCCGGCATCAGCGACGAAAGCGCGCGCGTGCTCCTCGATGCTGCCGACCGCACCGCGGGCGCGCGCCGACAAGTCAGGGACAAGATCCTGTCGTTTCACCGCGAAGAATTGTTATACGACGTTGTCGGGACGGACGAATTTCACCGTGCGGACGGCATCCTGCTGGTGGTGGAGTCACGCATGGCGACCGGTATCGCGCTGTATGGCCACGCGCTGCGTTGCCTGGCCGCCGCCGATGTCGCCGAAGACGCGGCGTGCGAAACAATCGGCCGGATCCTTGAAACGGTGTTCGCGCGCGAGGCCGCCGCCGGGGTCATGCAACCCCGGGAATGGCTGGCCAGCGCGGTCGGCCGCCTGCCCCACCGCACGTTGGTGCGGCTGCACGCGACCTTGTCCGCGGATCTGGCGTGCGGGGGCGCCTATCAGGCTTTCCGGGATGAACTGCTGCGCATCGTGGAAGCCAAGGCAGGCATTCCACCGCCCAGGCCCGCGTCCGATACGCCCGCCATGCCTGGCGGTACCTGAGCTCCCATCCGGCTGCGCCAGCTTGCCGCCTATCTACGATTTGCTTACCGTAGCCAAACAAACCGACATTCAGATGCGTTCTGCCAGCGCCGACGCGAAAAACTCGGTCACCTGCCGCACCCTTGCCGAAATGAATTTCCGATTCGGCCAGACCAGGCTGATATCTCTGGTTTCCTGGATGAAGTCATCGAGCACGGTCACGACATCTGCCTTAGGCAATACACCGGCTAAGGAGGCGCGATGAAACATCCCGATGCCGATGCCGGCCGCCACGGCCGACAGGACTGTTTCGACGGTATTGGACGATAGGTTCCCGCTTACCCGTACGCTGAATTTTCCGTGCGGTCCCTCGAACGCCCAGTTATCGACGCCGTTGAAAATGATGCAGTTGTGCCCGGCCAGGTCTTCCGGCGTCGTTGGCGTTCCATGCTGTTCGAAGTAGCGGCGAGACCCCACACAGACCAATGAGGAGTTCGTCACGCGCTTCACCACAGCGTCGGGGCTATAGACGGGGCTGATCCGAATAGCCAGATCGATGCCTTCTGCTAGCAGGTCCTGCACACCGTCCGCGAGATTGAGATCCAGTCTCAATTTCGGATGTAGCGCCAACAACTTCGGGATAAGAGGAAGGATGTGCAGTCGGCCGAACGTCGCCGGAGTCGCAATCCTGACGAGCCCTGAGAGCTCGAGCGTGCTGTTCATGAGCTCGCCGTCCGCCTGCGCCATTTCGTCGAGGAGAGGCTTGGTCCGCTCGTAGTATTTCCTTCCATGATCGGTCAACGTGACACTGCGCGTGCTCCGATTGAGCAACTGCACGCCGAGGCGCTTCTCGAGCGCGCTCACGCATTTGCTGATGGCCGATTGGGAATCACCGGTACGTCGAGCGGCGGCGGTAAAGCCACCCGCCTCCACGACCGCCGTGAACGCCATCAACTCCTGAAATCGATCCATGTTGATTTCCCGTCTGGGCTGCCTGGCCAGTGGCTGGACGCGGAAAGGTCCAGCTTGTTCGTTTATTCCAGATTGGAATTGAATTCATTCAATTAAAGCCAATTATCGCCGAATATCGATGCAATTACGATAAGTCCCACATCGTCCACCGTCGCAAGCAGGAACCCGAAGGGAGCGATTGCTGTGACTCCGGGCGGCGTGGCAATACGGACGGGGCCCGGTGCCATGGCTTTTGCGCCCCTTGATCACTGGACAAAGGAAAAATCATGACCACAGCAGCAAATCGGCAAGAAGCCTCGTTGGCCTCGCCGTTGAGCCTTGCGGGTAAATCGGTCGTCGTCGTAGGTGGCAAGACCGGCATCGGCCTGGGTGTGGCGCACGCCGCACGCGCAGCGGGCGCGCACGTGGTCGTTGCCAGCCGCCGCGTTTCGTCGCTTGAAGAGCGTCCGGACCTCGCCGACTTCCAGCAGGTCTCCCTGGACATGCGCGATGAGTCGGCCGTACAAAAGGCGTTCGAAAAAATCGGATCGCTGGATCACCTGGTTGTCACCGCGGCACCCGACCTTGGAACCTGGGGTGCCTTCATGGATGCAGACATGCATGGCGTGCGAAGCTATGTGGAAGGAAAGTTCCTGGGTAGCTGGGCCTGCGCTCGTCATGCCGCGCCGCGTCTGCGGTCGGGTGGCTCCATAACCTTCCTCACGGGCGGCATGGCCGCTCGGCCGAAAATCGGTTTCGCCGCGGTCACCTCGACGTTCGCCGCCGTGGAAGCGCTATCGGGTTCGCTCGCGCTCGAACTTGCGCCGACCCGGGTCAACACGATTCGTCCGGGCTTCATCGACACAGATATGTGGAGCTTCCTGCCGGCCGAGCATCGCGACGGCTTGCGCAAGAAGGTGGAGGATACATTTCCGTCGCGGCGCGTCGGGAAAGCGCAAGACATCGGCCACGCGGCGCTGTTCCTCATGACCAATCCCTACGTGACAGGAGCCGTGATCGAGGTTTCCGGCGGAGAGAACCTGGTTCCGAGCGTCTCCTGAAACTGCGGCGGGATTGAGCGCGACCGACCATGCGATCACGCAGTCCGGCCACTGGCACGACGCCGGGCGGGTCGGAAGCTGTCATTCGGCGATGCCTGTTGTTGGCCGGACGGCATAAGGCATCCACCTTACGGCGCGAGGGACACCTTTCCCGGGGCATTTGCCGGACTGCGAAGATTCCCCGGAGGGCCCCATATGCCGCCGGATTCAGACGGGCAGCCCCGGAAAGCGCTGGAATAAAAAACCCGTGAAGCCCTTGTGCTGACACGGGTTTCTGGATTGCCGAGGATTACCTTTGATGGGTAACTGGTGCCGGCTAGAGGAATCGAACCCCCGACCTTCGCATTACAAGTGCGCTGCTCTACCAACTGAGCTAAGCCGGCGAAGGCGGCATCCTGGCGCCGCGGGGGCGGGGGATGTCGCGAAGACGTGCATTGTATACGCGGCGATGCGCCGCGTCAGATGGGCGCCGGCCGGGCGGGATACCGCCGGCCGCGGCCTATTTCACGATGGTCAGATGCGGACGTGGCGGCGGCGGTTCGTCGTCCTTGCTGCCGTCGGCTTTATCCGACTGCGCGCCCTGGCCGGCGGCATCGTCGCCTGCCGCCATGCCGTCGCGCCCATGCCTGGGTGTCGCGGCTTCTTCGTCGTCCTGCACTTCGAAGCCCATCCCGGCGCCGGTTTCGCGGGCATAGATGGCGCTGACCGCGCCGACCGGCACGGAAACCATTTCGACCACACCATTGAACCGTGCCTGGAACTCGATGTACTCGTTGCCGAGCGACAGCTTGTTCGTCGCCAGATTGCCGATATTGAGCGTGATCTGGCCATCCCGTACGTGGGCGGGCGGAACCATGGTGCGATCGTTCACCTGCACCACGACGTACGGCGTGTAGCCGTTATCCGTGCACCACTCGTGCAGCGCGCGGATCAGATACGGTTTGGTTGATGATTCACCCATGGATGCCATCCTAGCGACGCATCACCTTTTCGGAAGGCGTGAGCGCTTCGATATACGCCGGCCGCGAGAAGATGCGTTCGGCGTACTTTTGCAGCGGCGCGGCATTCTTCGGCAGTTC encodes:
- a CDS encoding ABC transporter permease is translated as MLGFIARRLMQSLLVMLAVALIAFSMFRYVGDPITNLVGQDTTPEQRAALRASLGLDDPFVVQYARFVADAAHGDFGVSYRQRRPVSELLEERLPATLELSFVSALMALAFGIPMGIYTALKRRSLLSRAFMAVSLAGISLPTFLIGMLLILFFGVQLRWLPSFGRGDVVAIGGWTTGLLTRSGLAALILPSITLALFQMTLIMRLVRAEMLEVLQADFITFARARGLPDRLIHFRHALKNTLVPVITITGLQLGSIIAFSIITETVFQWPGMGLLFIQAVGMVDIPVMAAYLVLIALVFVLINLAVDLLYFAVDPRLRVQRA
- a CDS encoding ClpXP protease specificity-enhancing factor, producing MGESSTKPYLIRALHEWCTDNGYTPYVVVQVNDRTMVPPAHVRDGQITLNIGNLATNKLSLGNEYIEFQARFNGVVEMVSVPVGAVSAIYARETGAGMGFEVQDDEEAATPRHGRDGMAAGDDAAGQGAQSDKADGSKDDEPPPPRPHLTIVK
- a CDS encoding ABC transporter permease; its protein translation is MAVLWARIADSDLWYSFRHSPGAMLSAAVTLLIVAAALLAPLLAPHNPFDLASLDIMDANTPPMWQDGGSASFVLGTDDQGRDILSAILYGARVSLTVGVASVLFSMVLGVSLGLVSGYAGGRVDSVIMRIADIQLSFPAILVALLVDGVARGVLPRDMHDELALYVLIFSIGISGWVQYARTVRGATLVERNKEYVQAARLIGIGPFAILRRHILPNVLGPVLVIATIHLAVAIITEATLSFLGVGIPPTAPSLGTLIRIGNSYLFSGMWWISIFPGIALVALVLSVNLLGDWLRDALNPRLR
- a CDS encoding YkvA family protein, whose amino-acid sequence is MHSAYEAAYSPPRFWRKLARHAKGAGRQAVEKALWLFYALQAPGTPKWAKRVIYGALGYFVFPLDAIPDLAPLAGYTDDLAVMAAALATVAVYITDDVKRQAADRLHQWFGADGPTSDALRE
- a CDS encoding LysR family transcriptional regulator, yielding MDRFQELMAFTAVVEAGGFTAAARRTGDSQSAISKCVSALEKRLGVQLLNRSTRSVTLTDHGRKYYERTKPLLDEMAQADGELMNSTLELSGLVRIATPATFGRLHILPLIPKLLALHPKLRLDLNLADGVQDLLAEGIDLAIRISPVYSPDAVVKRVTNSSLVCVGSRRYFEQHGTPTTPEDLAGHNCIIFNGVDNWAFEGPHGKFSVRVSGNLSSNTVETVLSAVAAGIGIGMFHRASLAGVLPKADVVTVLDDFIQETRDISLVWPNRKFISARVRQVTEFFASALAERI
- a CDS encoding DUF2868 domain-containing protein; this translates as MAATDSATPRPGAVATPGRAGFADLWLAETVRLREEHWGPLEDQDAVRQARQADGPIEHRVLLRARAIARREHLDERVAAWRRGAGIAAVLLLALAVLAGVGTAWSALGDGTRVVNIVWAAVAMLGLHALTFLFWLSSFAVRAGAAGAGLGGAWLWLTRKLARGPDAALPPQALMALLARAGAARWLFGAISHLLWLAALAAALATSLAVLSTARYRFAWATTLLSPDAFVGLTQALGWLPARLGFALPDAAIVRLSDGMHDLPAAAQAQWAWWLVGLVVVYGILPRLLAWLVSVARLRGALRGLSIDMALPGYAALRSRLLPPADPPGQDGPAPWIHAPRIAPTILPPTGGQAVLAGLELPDDIVWPPPDLPTTIRAAGNLDSREQRHALLDALAQAPARRLLLACDTRQTPDRGTLALIADLAGKAAETRVWLLAATAAGPNGDRSADETENKTGKQGCDNTRELKAGDAQAWTDRTSAWRSRLLEAGMPAEAIVDNRDQPLRWLEGDHG
- a CDS encoding GTPase/DUF3482 domain-containing protein; amino-acid sequence: MADLLQIAVVGHTNTGKTSLLRTLTRDPAFGDVADSPGTTRRVQGARLRLEGQPVLAWFDTPGMEDSIALLEYIEHLCGDRRLDGPDRIRLFLDSPEARRRFEQEARVLEKMLECDAALYVIDARDPVLGKHRDELALLAACGRPLLPVLNFVHAPSHRAMQWRDAMARLGLHALLEFDTVAPPLDGEKQLYDRLSILLDRHADILVRLSDALARERRERHEAALRLIAELLVDVAALRLSCDAGEAALRDATQRLRDLARRREQACVDALLALYNFRQDDYARDPLPLEGERWGMDLFHPRALKDAGIEVGIGMATGAMAGAAVDLMLAGISLGTAALIGAAAGGMWQGIERFGKRLGGKLRGRRELSVDDAVLRLLAVRQRALVQALERRGHAAREPVRLDGAGNDPWRDAGLPDEIREARSNPQWCGITEGYRDSARRTAVVNALVHQLA
- a CDS encoding SDR family oxidoreductase, whose protein sequence is MTTAANRQEASLASPLSLAGKSVVVVGGKTGIGLGVAHAARAAGAHVVVASRRVSSLEERPDLADFQQVSLDMRDESAVQKAFEKIGSLDHLVVTAAPDLGTWGAFMDADMHGVRSYVEGKFLGSWACARHAAPRLRSGGSITFLTGGMAARPKIGFAAVTSTFAAVEALSGSLALELAPTRVNTIRPGFIDTDMWSFLPAEHRDGLRKKVEDTFPSRRVGKAQDIGHAALFLMTNPYVTGAVIEVSGGENLVPSVS
- a CDS encoding ABC transporter substrate-binding protein; this encodes MGLVTYTRQIVLASLLAIAAGTSVAHARTLHWAYQGDAQSLDPMALNETFTLGFQGNFYEPLVGYDGDLKLVPMLAESWQNTEPTKWVFKLRKGVKFHNGEDFTADDVIFSWKRSLTPGSDMKGYGAKASDIRKIDDYTVEVTTPSPNPILPREWTQLYMMSKSWSEQNKTTEATNVKGDNQGNYANMHEDGTGPFVVVERQPDVRTHLKRFAGYWNKQVPTNIDEVEFRPITQESTRVAALISGEMDIVQPVPVQDWPRLEESKGVKPLTGAEARAIFIGMDQARDELLFSDVKGKNPFKDPRVREAVVLAVDTGAINQKIMRGAAKPLGSLIATAINGYDDSFGAPIKPDPARAKKLLAEAGYPNGFRTTLDCPNDRYVNDEKVCQAVAGMLARVGIKIDLLAQTKSKYFGKILLQAGNQTSMYMLGWTPTSIDAHNALLNLVGCRDAKTASGQFNLGGYCNKEVDGLIARIGSETDQAKRNAMIKQAFEIVRKDWGYLPLHQQPMSWGVKDNIKVVQRADDVLDLRNVVMP